The following proteins are co-located in the Myxocyprinus asiaticus isolate MX2 ecotype Aquarium Trade chromosome 18, UBuf_Myxa_2, whole genome shotgun sequence genome:
- the LOC127455727 gene encoding chromodomain-helicase-DNA-binding protein 2-like isoform X3, with protein MMKNKNKKQEDEGSTQSNASSNSASEESNRSGSESGSQSESEQGSDRARSRRSVSNSTSDSESHSESENESTGSKSCQTSAHVKDKPVRKKDNLADVKKVTMWEEHPDVYGVRRSSRSRQEPARLNIGAEGSSDSESESPKRKGPRQKKKENTWKDDDSNDDEDDDEEEASSSESEQEEKKVRSRRLPARRPQTKSSAGKQQSQKGRKQRKQESSDEEDEDDDDDDEEDTPKRQTRRRTATKVSYKEDQNDFETDSDDLIEMAEGAEEQQDDDSETIERVLETRIGKKGATGASTTIYAVAENGDPGADFDSEKDEGETQFLIKWKGWSYIHNTWESVDSLTQQKVKGMKKLENFKKKNEELNAWMKRASPEDLEYYNCQQELTNDLSKQFHIIERIIATRTGKSQVPSDFPSQKTTSGEPEYLCKWMGLPYAECTWEDGALISNKLKKFQPCIDSFLNRNVCKTVPSKDCKVLKQRPRFVPLKKQPSHIGDDNLQLRDYQLDGLNWLAHSWCRCNSVILADEMGLGKTIQTISFLSYLFHQHQLYGPFLLVVPLSTLTSWQREFETWAPDMNVVIYLGDVTSRKTIRDYEWIHQQTKRIKFNALLTTYEILLKDKGVLGNINWAFLGVDEAHRLKNDDSLLYKTLIDFRSNHRLLITGTPLQNSLKELWSLLHFLMPDKFESWEDFEDEHGKGRDNGYQSLHKVLEPFLLRRVKKDVEKSLPAKVEQILRVDMSAQQKQFYKWILTRNFKALSKGTRGSSSGFLNIVMELKKCCNHGFLIKQPEEGENEKPQEHLQALVRGSGKLVLLDKLLTRLRERGNRVLIFSQMVRMLDILADYLAMKRYPFQRLDGSIKGELRKQALDHFNAEGSEDFCFLLSTRAGGLGINLASADTVVIFDSDWNPQNDLQAQARAHRIGQKKQVNIYRLVTKGTVEEDIIERAKKKMVLDHLVIQRMDTTGRTVLDNNSGNSNSNPFNKEELTAILKFGAEDLFKEPEGEESEPQEMDIDEILRLAETRESDQGSSATDELLSQFKVANFTMDESIPELEEKPVRDWEDIIPEEQWRKMEEEQKQKEMEDIYMLPRSRSSNKRAQANDSDSDVGSKLKHRSSGSDSETDDTDDDKRPKRRGRPRARKNNVEGFNDAEIRRFIKAYKKFGAPLERLEAIARDSELVDKSIADLKRLGELVHSSCVTAVQEHEEHMKENPVEAKGPGKRRGINIKISGVQVNAKSIIQHEEEFEPLHKAVPSNPAERSKFQLTCRVKTPHFDVDWDINDDTQLLLGIYEHGYGNWDLIKTDTDLKLSEKILPDDPNKKPQAKQLQMRGDYLLKMLKKEQESQEAGKAVDEPKVKKRKPRTKNKTPNNELANEISSSRLSDNPSEEGEVKDDGAEKSPTKKKQKKDNKENKEKIGTPKKEKEGDKNKKRSKSKKEKAKPGGKGKKAQGPVHITAGSEPIPIGDEDDELDQETFSICKERMRPVKKALKQLDKPDEGLSVQEQLQHTRTCLLKIGDRITECLKSYNDPEHVKTWRRNLWIFVSKFTEFGARKLHKLYKMAQKKRSQEEEKEQKKKDDPAKKKPFRPEPSGSSRDSTGTQPSTKSHPPANHPSGPPPHGHHREQYNQPNIRHFPNDDRGDWQRDRKYNYPGNSNQPWQGDRHHPYDSHRYKDHHYGDRRSHGDYRSSGGYRNSGSPRKRPYDQYGNDRDHRGHRDYYDRA; from the exons ATGATgaagaataagaataaaaagcaGGAAGACGAAGGCTCGACCCAAAGCAATGCTTCCAG CAACTCAGCATCAGAGGAATCCAACCGCTCTGGATCGGAGTCTGGGAGTCAGTCGGAGAGTGAGCAAGGAAGTGATAGGGCCCGTTCCCGCCGTTCCGTGTCCAACAGCACCTCTGATTCTGAGAGTCACTCTGAGTCAGAGAATGAATCCACAGGGTCTAAGTCCTGTCAGACCTCAGCACATGTCAAAGACAAACCAGTCAGGAAGAAAGACAACCTGGCAGATGTGAAGAAGGTAACG ATGTGGGAGGAACATCCAGATGTTTATGGTGTTAGAAGATCCAGTCGCAGCAGACAAGAGCCTGCCCGTCTCAACATTGGAGCTGAG GGCAGCAGTGATTCAGAGAGTGAGAGTCCCAAAAGAAAAGGTCCACGGCAGAAAAAGAAAGA AAATACCTGGAAagatgatgactcaaatgacgacgaggatgatgatgaggaagagGCCAGCAGTTCAGAGAGTGAGCAGGAAGAGAAAAAAGTTAGATCCAGACGACTTCCTGCTAGAAG ACCACAGACCAAATCCTCTGCAGGCAAGCAGCAGTCACAAAAGGGACGGAAACAGAGGAAGCAGGAGTCCTCTGATGAAgaagatgaggatgatgatgacgatgatgaggaAGATACCCCAAAAAGACAAACAAGACGCCGAACAGCTACTAAAGTTAG TTATAAGGAGGACCAGAATGATTTTGAGACAGACTCCGATGACCTTATCGAAATGGCAGAAGGAGCTGAGGAGCAACAGGATGATGACAGTGAGACCATTGAGAGGGTTCTTGAGACCAGGATTGGCAAGAAAGGAG CCACTGGAGCTTCCACAACCATCTATGCTGTTGCTGAGAATGGGGACCCTGGAGCAGACTTTGACTCTGAGAAAGATGAAGGGGAAACTCAGTTCCTCATTAAATGGAAAGGCTGGTCCTACATCCACAACACTTGGGAGAGTGTGGATTCCCTTACTCAGCAGAAAGTCAAAGGGATGAAGAAGTTGGAAAACTTCAAGAAGAAAAATGAAGAGCTCAATGCTTG GATGAAGAGAGCATCACCTGAGGATTTAGAATATTACAACTGCCAGCAAGAACTAACCAATGACTTGAGCAAGCAATTCCACATAATAGAGAGAATCATTG CAACAAGAACAGGGAAATCACAAGTACCTTCAGATTTTCCCT CCCAAAAAACCACTTCTGGTGAGCCAGAGTATCTGTGCAAGTGGATGGGGCTGCCCTATGCCGAGTGCACCTGGGAGGATGGAGcattaatttcaaataaattaaagaaaTTTCAGCCCTGCATTGATAGTTTCCTGAACAGGAATGTCTGTAAGACAGTCCCTTCCAAAGACTGTAAG GTGTTGAAACAGAGGCCAAGATTTGTTCCCTTGAAGAAGCAGCCTTCTCATATTGGAGATGACAACCTTCAACTCAGAGATTACCAGTTAGATGGACTGAACTGGCTTGCACATTCCTGGTGCAG GTGTAACAGTGTTATTTTGGCTGATGAAATGGGCCTGGGGAAAACCATTCAGACGATCTCCTTCCTTTCCTACCTTTTCCATCAGCACCAGCTTTATGGACCCTTCCTGCTGGTGGTGCCCCTGTCAACCCTCACCTCCTGGCAGAGGGAGTTTGAAACCTGGGCCCCTGACATGAATGTAGTGATCTATCTGGGAGATGTCACAAGTAGAAAGACA ATCCGTGACTATGAATGGATCCACCAGCAGACAAAAAGAATCAAGTTTAATGCACTTTTGACCACATATGAAATTCTACTGAAAGACAAG GGAGTGTTGGGGAATATAAATTGGGCCTTTCTTGGAGTTGATGAAGCTCACCGGCTTAAGAATGATGACTCGCTGCTGTACAAAACTCTGATCGACTTTAGATCCAACCACAGGCTGCTCATTACTGGGACCCCGTTGCAGAATTCACTTAAAGAGCTGTGGTCCCTTCTGCACTTTCTTATGCCTGACAA GTTTGAGTCCTGGGAGGATTTTGAGGATGAGCATGGTAAAGGCCGTGATAATGGTTATCAGAGCCTACACAAAGTTCTGGAGCCTTTCCTGCTGCGCCGTGTCAAGAAAGATGTGGAGAAATCCCTGCCTGCTAAAGTGGAGCAAATCCTTCGAGTCGACATGTCTGCCCAACAGAAACAGTTCTACAA GTGGATCCTGACAAGAAACTTCAAAGCCCTGTCCAAAGGCACCAGAGGCAGCTCCTCTGGCTTTCTTAACATTGTGATGGAGCTGAAGAAGTGCTGTAACCATGGTTTCCTCATTAAACAGCCAGAGGAGGGTGAGAATGAAAAGCCACAAGAGCACCTACAG GCCCTGGTGCGCGGCAGCGGGAAGTTGGTTCTCCTGGATAAGCTGCTCACACgactgagagagagaggcaaCCGTGTACTCATCTTTTCCCAGATGGTCCGCATGTTGGACATACTTGCTGATTACCTGGCTATGAAACGATATCCATTCCAG CGTTTGGACGGCTCAATCAAGGGAGAGCTCAGAAAACAAGCACTGGACCACTTTAATGCCGAAGGCTCTGAG GACTTCTGTTTCCTGCTGTCCACCCGTGCTGGAGGGCTTGGAATTAACCTGGCCTCTGCCGACACTGTGGTTATCTTTGACTCTGACTGGAACCCTCAGAATGATCTTCAGGCCCAGGCCAGAGCCCACAGGATTGGCCAGAAAAAGCAA GTGAATATCTATCGTCTGGTCACAAAAGGCACAGTTGAGGAGGACATTATTGAAAGGGCCAAAAAGAAGATGGTTCTAGACCATCTTGTCATTCAGAGAATGGACACCACTGGAAGAACCGTACTGGATAACAACTCAGGAAATTCAAA TTCAAACCCTTTCAATAAGGAAGAACTGACTGCAATCTTAAAGTTTGGAGCAGAGGATTTGTTTAAGGAACCTGAGGGGGAGGAATCAGAACCACAG GAAATGGACATTGATGAGATCTTGCGGCTTGCTGAAACCAGAGAGAGTGATCAGGGATCTAGTGCCACCGATGAGCTGCTCTCACAGTTCAAG GTGGCTAACTTCACCATGGATGAAAGCATCCCAGAGCTTGAGGAGAAGCCTGTGAGAGACTGGGAGGATATCATTCCAGAGGAACAGTGGCGTAAGATGGAGGAAGAGCAGAAACAGAAGGAAATGGAGGACATTTACATGCTGCCCAGAAGCAGAAGCTCCAACAAGAGG GCCCAGGCCAATGACAGCGATAGTGACGTGGGATCCAAACTAAAGCACAGATCCTCAGGCTCTGACAGCGAAACGGACGACACTGATGATGACAAACGGCCCAAGCGCAGAGGCCGGCCGAGAGCTCGCAAAAACAACGTGGAGGGATTTAATGATGCAGAGATCCGCCG GTTCATAAAGGCATACAAGAAATTTGGAGCCCCGCTTGAGAG GTTAGAGGCAATTGCCCGTGACTCTGAGCTGGTAGATAAGTCTATTGCAGACCTGAAGCGACTGGGAGAACTGGTGCACAGCAGCTGTGTGACTGCAGTACAGGAGCATGAGGAGCACATGAAGGAGAACCCTGTGGAAG CTAAAGGCCCAGGGAAAAGACGAGGGATTAACATAAAGATCTCTGGAGTACAGGTCAATGCCAAATCCATTATCCAGCATGAAGAGGAGTTTGAACCACTACATAAAGCTGTTCCTTCAAATCCTGCTGAAAGGAGCAA ATTTCAGCTGACCTGTAGGGTGAAGACTCCCCACTTTGACGTGGACTGGGATATTAATGATGACACACAGCTGTTACTGGGTATCTATGAGCACGGCTATGGCAACTGGGACCTGATCAAGACCGATACAGACCTCAAACTATCTGAGAAG ATTCTCCCAGATGACCCTAATAAGAAACCTCAGGCAAAGCAGTTGCAGATGAGAGGAGACTACTTGCTCAAGATGCTGAAGAAAGAACAGGAAAGCCAAGAAGCTGGTAAAGCAGTAGATGAG CCCAAAGTCAAAAAGAGGAAACCTCGAACGAAGAACAAGACACCTAACAATGAGCTGGCAAATGAGATTTCTTCTTCTCGTCTCTCTGACAACCCTTCAGAAGAGGGAGAAGTGAAG GATGATGGAGCTGAAAAATCTCCCACAAAGAAGAAACAGAAGAAAGATAACAAagagaacaaagaaaaaataGGAACTCCTAAAAAAGAGAAGGAGGGGGACAAAAACAAAAAGCGCTCCAAGTCCAAAAAAGAGAAG GCTAAACCAGGAGGCAAAGGGAAGAAAGCTCAGGGCCCAGTGCACATCACTGCAGGCAGTGAGCCTATACCTATTGgagatgaagatgatgagctgGACCAGGAAACATTCAGCATT tgtaAGGAGAGGATGAGGCCGGTGAAAAAGGCTCTGAAGCAGTTGGATAAACCAGACGAGGGTCTGTCAGTGCAGGAACAGCTACAGCACACTCGTACCTGCCTGCTGAAGATCGGAGACCGCATCACTGAGTGCCTTAAATCTTACAATGACCCTGAGCACGTCAAGACCTGGCGCAG AAACCTCTGGATTTTTGTGTCCAAATTTACTGAGTTTGGAGCCCGGAAATTACATAAACTATATAAGATGGCTCAAAAGAAGCGCTCGCAGGAGGAAGAG AAAGAGCAAAAGAAGAAGGATGATCCTGCCAAGAAGAAGCCCTTCAGACCTGAACCATCTGGGTCAAGCCGGGATTCAACAGGCACCCAGCCCTCAACCAAGTCCCACCCTCCCGCCAACCACCCGTCTGGACCTCCCCCTCATGGCCACCACAGAGAGCAATACAACCAGCCCAATATAAGGCACTTCCCTAATGATG ATAGGGGAGATTGGCAAAGGGACCGTAAGTACAACTACCCAGGCAATAGCAATCAACCCTGGCAAGGGGATCGGCATCACCCCTATGACAGTCACAGGTACAAGGACCATCACTATGGCGACCGCCGGTCTCATGGTGATTACCGCAGCTCAGGAGGATACCGTAACAGCGGCTCACCTCGCAAACGACCTTATGACCAGTATGGTAATGATAGAGATCATCGGGGCCATAGAGACTATTACGACAG AGCTTAA